CCACTGAACGAGCACCACAAATGTCTCTGTACACAGAAAATCCACCACTCAAATGCTGGCACACCAGGATTTTGGTTGAAGAAATGTGTTCCCCGAAATGGCGTCAATGATATTacataacaacaaaaatgagtGTGACAATGTTGGATAGAGTTAAGGCATAAAAGTAAACATACCGACTGCCAAACACTAAACTTGAGAAGTCTGTGATGAATTCGTCAGGTATCCTACAAAGAGAGAATTTAATGGTTTAgctgaaaaaaaattaacacattCCCATCTAATACTTGATGGTATGGTATGAAACATGGAATAATGTGGACTCTTAAGCATAAAGTCAGTTACAGTTTATGACGTCATCGTCATAATGATGACGTATGcaaaaacaagaacaacaaATTCCTTTGAGGCTAATTTGTAAAATGATATGCCTCATATCACTTCTTGGGGAATGAAGTTGATCAGGTCCTTGGAATACAGACGGAAGAAACTGTGCTGCTACCATCTTTTAGAAGTGTTGATGAGTTGATGAAGATTACATTAAAAAGCATACCTTAGTTCTCTTAAATCTTCTTTGAAAACCTagaatattttacaaatgattGTGTTACGAAGGAGTCATAAAAAAGACATCAATAAAACAGAACCAAGGGCGGTGTATGAAATCATGATTTTAGTACAGTAACCAGGTTTTTACCTCTTGTTTTAAAGATGACATTGGTATACGTAAAGCCTCTTTAAGGAGTCTGTACATTCCAGCCACAACATAAGTCAACCGTTCTTCAGGGATGGCAGCATTTGCCGCAATAACCTTCATTGCTTCCCGGCAGTCCTTGCCCTCAATAGCATTCACCACCGCTGGGAATATAAACAGATGTCAGAAtgttgtgcgtgtgttttgCGTGAGTTGCGTGTGTgatcagagagaaaaagagcgaGTGCGAAAAATGAAAACTGAACAATATATAGTTAAGCCATAGTTAAATGACCAACCTTTAAGAATTTTTCTAAACATTTCTTGGTCTAAATCCTTCAGGTGTTTAGCCATGATTTCGATTTCTGATGGTATCCTTCCTCCCAAAAAACTCGAATCTGTGGATGCACCAACTTTGGCATGGCTTGACGACATGATATATGGTAAATGTTTGAACAAACCTAAATTATTGTAAATTGTACATTTAACTTGCTCTGGCAGGATATTTATTCAAGACCATTTCCGGAATTATATATCATATGACACACCATCTTCCGCTTTCTCCTTTTCTTCGCGAGCCTAAAATAAACCTTAGAGGTCTATACTGCCACCTAGTGTGATCAAAAAATAGGCTGTTTTCCTTTGACGTCACAATCTTATTTACTCCTTACATTCCTGATTTGGCTGCTTTATTAATTTTTAAATCTCTTCATGGCCGTGcacttgaatacatttctgacaaGCTTTTTAGA
The window above is part of the Esox lucius isolate fEsoLuc1 chromosome 4, fEsoLuc1.pri, whole genome shotgun sequence genome. Proteins encoded here:
- the commd5 gene encoding COMM domain-containing protein 5; amino-acid sequence: MSSSHAKVGASTDSSFLGGRIPSEIEIMAKHLKDLDQEMFRKILKAVVNAIEGKDCREAMKVIAANAAIPEERLTYVVAGMYRLLKEALRIPMSSLKQEVFKEDLRELRIPDEFITDFSSLVFGSRRTTLEAVATQLGPRLPSVEDLRWRVDVAISTSSLARALQPSILMQMKLSDGSAHRFEVSVSKFQELRYNVALILKEMNDLEKRSILKIQD